A stretch of Eleutherodactylus coqui strain aEleCoq1 chromosome 9, aEleCoq1.hap1, whole genome shotgun sequence DNA encodes these proteins:
- the PUF60 gene encoding poly(U)-binding-splicing factor PUF60 isoform X2 has translation MDLLLLSPEHRMAAAVMLGGDSIKLENGQSTSSKLGLPPLTPEQQEALQKAKKYAMEQSIKSVLVKQTIAHQHQQLTNLQIAAQRQRALAIMCRVYVGSIYYELGEDTIRQAFAPFGPIKSIDMSWDSVTMKHKGFAFVEYEVPEAAQLALEQMNSVMLGGRNIKVGRPSNIGQAQPIIDQLAEEARSFNRIYVASVHQDLSDDDIKSVFEAFGKIKSCMLARDPTTGKHKGYGFIEYEKAQSSQDAVSSMNLFDLGGQYLRVGKAVTPPMPLLTPATPGGLPPAAAVAAAAATAKITAQEAVAGAAVLGTLTNPGLVSPALTLAQPLGALPQAVMAAQAPGVITGVTPVRPTLPVAIPQVGLVNPILSSPPALAQMEVKKEKEEEELAPESERPEMLSEQEHMSISGSSARHMVMQKLMRKQESTVMVLRNMVDPRDIDDDLEGEVTEECGKFGAVNRVIIYQEKQGEEEDAEIIVKIFVEFSMASETHKAIQALNGRWFAGRKVVAEVYDQERFDNSDLSA, from the exons GCAAAGAAATACGCCATGGAACAAAGTATCAAGAGTGTCTTAGTAAAGCAAACCATCGCCCATCAGCACCAGCAGCTCACCAACCTTCAG ATCGCTGCTCAGAGACAACGTGCCCTCGCCATAATGTGCCGTGTCTACGTGGGCTCAATCTACTATGAGCTGGGAGAAGACACTATTCGACAAGCTTTTGCTCCGTTTGGACCCATTAAAAGCATAGACATGTCCTGGGACTCTGTCACGATGAAGCACAAG GGATTTGCATTTGTGGAGTACGAGGTCCCGGAGGCCGCACAGCTGGCACTGGAGCAGATGAACTCCGTCATGTTAGGTGGAAGGAACATAAAG GtgggcagacccagtaacatcgGCCAGGCCCAGCCCATTATCGATCAGCTGGCAGAGGAGGCTCGTTCCTTCAACAGGATCTACGTAGCTTCCGTTCACCAGGATTTATCAGACGATGATATCAAGAGTGTGTTCGAGGCCTTCGGAAAAATCAAGTCGTGTATGTTAGCCCGGGACCCCACAACGGGAAAACACAAAGGTTACGGTTTTATAG AGTATGAGAAGGCTCAGTCCTCGCAGGACGCGGTTTCCTCCATGAATCTGTTTGATTTGGGTGGTCAGTATCTTCGAGTAGGAAAAGCAGTTACGCCGCCCATGCCACTACTTACTCCAGCCACACCCGGAGGTCTGCCACCTGCTGCTGCAGTCGCTGCTGCTGCAGCCACTGCCAAGATCACAGCACAG GAAGCAGTTGCCGGAGCGGCAGTCCTTGGCACGCTGACCAACCCTGGTCTTGTCTCACCAGCACTAACTCTGGCACAGCCTCTGGGGGCTTTACCGCAGGCTGTCATGGCAGCACAAGCCCCAGGCGTTATTACAG GTGTCACCCCGGTGCGACCTACGCTTCCAGTGGCCATCCCACAAGTGGGGCTTGTAAACCCTATACTGTCCAGTCCGCCTGCTTTGGCGCAGATGGAagtgaagaaggaaaaagaagaggaggagttGGCACCAGAGTCTGAAAGACCGGAGATGCTGAGTGAGCAAGAGCACATGAGCATCTCGGGGAGCAGCGCCCGACATATGGTGATGCAGAAGCTCATGCGCAAGCAGGAG TCCACAGTCATGGTTCTCCGCAACATGGTGGATCCAAGAGACATTGATGACGACCTGGAGGGGGAGGTAACGGAAGAATGTGGCAAGTTTGGTGCTGTGAACCGGGTGATCATCTATCAGGAGAAGCAGGGCGAGGAAGAAGATGCCGAAATCATTGTGAAAATATTTGTGGAGTTCTCTATGGCCAGTGAAACGCACAAAGCCATCCAGGCGCTTAATGGGCGCTGGTTCGCCGGACGTAAAGTGGTGGCAGAGGTTTATGACCAAGAAAGGTTCGACAACAGTGATCTATCGGCGTGA
- the PUF60 gene encoding poly(U)-binding-splicing factor PUF60 isoform X1, translated as MDLLLLSPEHRMAAAVMLGGDSIKLENGQSTSSKLGLPPLTPEQQEALQKAKKYAMEQSIKSVLVKQTIAHQHQQLTNLQMAAVTMSFGDPLSPLQSIAAQRQRALAIMCRVYVGSIYYELGEDTIRQAFAPFGPIKSIDMSWDSVTMKHKGFAFVEYEVPEAAQLALEQMNSVMLGGRNIKVGRPSNIGQAQPIIDQLAEEARSFNRIYVASVHQDLSDDDIKSVFEAFGKIKSCMLARDPTTGKHKGYGFIEYEKAQSSQDAVSSMNLFDLGGQYLRVGKAVTPPMPLLTPATPGGLPPAAAVAAAAATAKITAQEAVAGAAVLGTLTNPGLVSPALTLAQPLGALPQAVMAAQAPGVITGVTPVRPTLPVAIPQVGLVNPILSSPPALAQMEVKKEKEEEELAPESERPEMLSEQEHMSISGSSARHMVMQKLMRKQESTVMVLRNMVDPRDIDDDLEGEVTEECGKFGAVNRVIIYQEKQGEEEDAEIIVKIFVEFSMASETHKAIQALNGRWFAGRKVVAEVYDQERFDNSDLSA; from the exons GCAAAGAAATACGCCATGGAACAAAGTATCAAGAGTGTCTTAGTAAAGCAAACCATCGCCCATCAGCACCAGCAGCTCACCAACCTTCAG ATGGCAGCAGTGACAATGAGCTTTGGAGATCCACTCTCACCTTTACAATCG ATCGCTGCTCAGAGACAACGTGCCCTCGCCATAATGTGCCGTGTCTACGTGGGCTCAATCTACTATGAGCTGGGAGAAGACACTATTCGACAAGCTTTTGCTCCGTTTGGACCCATTAAAAGCATAGACATGTCCTGGGACTCTGTCACGATGAAGCACAAG GGATTTGCATTTGTGGAGTACGAGGTCCCGGAGGCCGCACAGCTGGCACTGGAGCAGATGAACTCCGTCATGTTAGGTGGAAGGAACATAAAG GtgggcagacccagtaacatcgGCCAGGCCCAGCCCATTATCGATCAGCTGGCAGAGGAGGCTCGTTCCTTCAACAGGATCTACGTAGCTTCCGTTCACCAGGATTTATCAGACGATGATATCAAGAGTGTGTTCGAGGCCTTCGGAAAAATCAAGTCGTGTATGTTAGCCCGGGACCCCACAACGGGAAAACACAAAGGTTACGGTTTTATAG AGTATGAGAAGGCTCAGTCCTCGCAGGACGCGGTTTCCTCCATGAATCTGTTTGATTTGGGTGGTCAGTATCTTCGAGTAGGAAAAGCAGTTACGCCGCCCATGCCACTACTTACTCCAGCCACACCCGGAGGTCTGCCACCTGCTGCTGCAGTCGCTGCTGCTGCAGCCACTGCCAAGATCACAGCACAG GAAGCAGTTGCCGGAGCGGCAGTCCTTGGCACGCTGACCAACCCTGGTCTTGTCTCACCAGCACTAACTCTGGCACAGCCTCTGGGGGCTTTACCGCAGGCTGTCATGGCAGCACAAGCCCCAGGCGTTATTACAG GTGTCACCCCGGTGCGACCTACGCTTCCAGTGGCCATCCCACAAGTGGGGCTTGTAAACCCTATACTGTCCAGTCCGCCTGCTTTGGCGCAGATGGAagtgaagaaggaaaaagaagaggaggagttGGCACCAGAGTCTGAAAGACCGGAGATGCTGAGTGAGCAAGAGCACATGAGCATCTCGGGGAGCAGCGCCCGACATATGGTGATGCAGAAGCTCATGCGCAAGCAGGAG TCCACAGTCATGGTTCTCCGCAACATGGTGGATCCAAGAGACATTGATGACGACCTGGAGGGGGAGGTAACGGAAGAATGTGGCAAGTTTGGTGCTGTGAACCGGGTGATCATCTATCAGGAGAAGCAGGGCGAGGAAGAAGATGCCGAAATCATTGTGAAAATATTTGTGGAGTTCTCTATGGCCAGTGAAACGCACAAAGCCATCCAGGCGCTTAATGGGCGCTGGTTCGCCGGACGTAAAGTGGTGGCAGAGGTTTATGACCAAGAAAGGTTCGACAACAGTGATCTATCGGCGTGA